The DNA region CCGTGACGGTTTTCCTGATCGGGATGGTCCTACTCGGCAAGCTGCTGGGATTTGGCGGAGAGGTGCCGTGGGGACTGCTCGCGGGAGATTGTTATGGGATGCTGATCGCCGTATTTCCCATCGCAGCAGCGCAATTTTGGCTGTCCATGACCTTGAAAAATCAAGCCTTTTCCATCCTGGTCGGTTCAGTGTCCGCGATGATGGGGCTGTTCCTGGCCGCGGCTCAAACGACCCGCTGGTTCCCGCTGGCCTATCCGGTACAAGCCTCCACGGTGATCCTGCGCTATGAAGGCATCGGATTAAATCCTTATTTCCCGGTGTACCTCGCGATCAGTCTGGGCTTGGGCATCATCCTGCTGTTTGGCGGGGCTATGCATTTTGCCGCTAGGGATGTTCAGTAAGCAAGGAGGATTTCTTTTGAAAAATATTTTGTATGTCGAGAGATTAAAGTTAAAACGCTCCAGGCTGTGGCTGCTCTACTTTATCGGCCCCATGCTGGGCGTGCTGTTGGCTTACGCGAACTTCTATAAAAACTACGATCTGTTTATGCAGCCCGGAGATAACGCATGGCTTGAGGCCTGGACACAGGTCGCCTTATTTATGGGCCCTTTCGTTCTGCCGATCCTGGTCGGCATCTATGCGGCCTTCGTCTGCCGGGGGGAGCATGTCGGGGGCGGATGGAAGCAGCTGTTGGCGCTGCCGGTCGGACATTCGCAAATCTTCCTGGGAAAATTTTTTATGGTCGTGCGTATGGTGGTCATTACTATGGTGATCCTTTTCGGCTTCTTTACTATCGTTGGTCTGGTTAAAGGCGTTGCAGGCGACTTTCCTTTGCTCGCCTTGCTCGGGTATATGTTGCGGGGGATTTTAGCAACCTTGCCGCTGGCGCTCCTGCAGCTAGTGATCTCCATCCGGGCCAAAACGTTCGGCATTCCCCTGGCGGTCAGCATTATTTTTACGCTGCCGGCGATTCTCGTCGCCGGCACGCCGCTGGGACAGGTTTACCCGTGGACGCAGCCGATGCTGGCCATGTCGCCCGAAGATGAATCCCCGATTCAATCTTACTTCTTGTTCTATTCCCTTTTGACAGGCAGCTTCACCGTCCTGCTGCTGCTTGGTTTATGGAGGTTTACGAAACGCGACACCCTGTGAATACCGTTCCATATTTAGTGCGAAACCCGAACAAGGACTCCCGAGGGAGTCCTTGTTCGCTAGAATCACTTGCCGTACACCTTCCAGCTTTGGATACCGGTGGATGTCGATGCTTTGGCGACGATGTTCAGCCGGATTTTATTTGTCGTCACCGGCGTGAACGTGGTCGTGTTGTACCGGTCGGGCTGTACGCCGTAACCTGACGCCCCGCTGACGTTCACCCAGGCCGAGCCGTTCCAGTATTGAATCGTGTAGGAAGCCGGCAAATCGATGCCCTGGTCGTCGTCGAACCAGTACACGTCGACCCGGTTGAGCGTATAATTTTGATTCCAATCGTATTGCACCCACTGCGTCGTGTTCGGGTTGTCCCAATTGCCGTAAACGGGATGGCCCCGGTCGGCCGAACTGGCCGGCGTATACCCGTCATTCAGCCCGGCCAGGCTCTCCCACGGTGAAACATACGAGGTTGAGGCCGTGGCCAGCGGGGCCACATCCACCGGCCCCTCGGGATCGCCGCCCTTCTGCAGCTTGATATCGTAGGTCGCGGCCGCGCCGATATTCAAGCTGACGATCGTGGGCGCTCCGTTCGCCGCGGTCACGCTGCCGGCGGCGTTGTTGTTGATCAGCACGTTGTAGGAGCCCGGCGCCAAACCGTTAAAGGTGACTTTCGTCGTATGGGCGGTTCCGGGCGTCGCGTTTTTCAGCGAGAAGTTGACGTAATCTTTGGCGGCAGCTACCGTAGCTGTCGTATACGTGTCCCGCTCCAGCACCATGCCGAGTTTTTCCGTAATCAGATTCAGCTTTTGGAATACGCCGTCCTTCGGGACGATGACATAATTGTTCCCGTTCTTCGTCACCTCGGCCCCATAGCCGTAAAGTCCAAACAGCGGATCGACCGCCACGTCGGCGCTCAAAATCTTGATCGCGCCCCAAAGGCCCAGATCGGCTTCCCCGGACATGCCGCGCCAGCCGTTGAACAGCGGCCCGCCCCCGACGCCAAGCGCCCCGTGGTTGCCTTTGGTCATTTGGTACGTCCAGGCAACCGCGCCGATATCGGCCGGGTCCGAACTGATCTGCCCGGAATTGATCGCGCTTAAGTTGCCGAGCTTCGAAGCGTAGGTCAAACGCTGTTCGACCTCCGGATTGGCCGAATGGTTGCGCACCCAGTCATCCATCGCATAACCTTGCAGCGCGACGGTGTACTGGAAGTTCCACCACGGCTCCCCGGTAATCGTCACCGGTACGGAATAGAAGTACCACAACGGCATAGCCCCGCGCGTCGCCCGCACCTTCGTGTTGATTTTGCCCATCATCGACAGGTTGTTGTTCATTTTGGCCAAGGTGTACACCGACTCTTCCCCGGTGTTGTCGTAGTTGTACTCCGAGCCGTACGGGTAGGTCGTGTTTTTGAAATTGTTGTATTTGGTGTTCATTTTGCTGACGATGTCATTGGCCTGGGAAGTGTAGCCCTCCTCGCGCAGCGCTTTGATGATCTCGGGCGTCGTCATTTCTCCCATCAAGCCGATGTTCCAGTTGTATGCGACCGGTCCGTCGTAAAGCGCTTTGAAGATGTTGTAAGCACGCAGCAAATACGTCGTGCGCGGGTGAATGTAGTCGATCATGTCCGGGTACATTTTGGCGAGTTTGTACATGCTGAAATACGTGTTGTAGACGTGCGGATAAGCGTAGCCCCGGTACGTCGGCGTCGTGTTCGGTTCCGGCATCAGGAAATCGTGAATCAGGTAATCCTCATGATGGCCGTTCATCAAGTTGGTCCAAATCGCCGTTTCCAAATACTTGTCCACGGCTTCGATTTCCTTGGCAACCGGTTTCTGCACGTTTTTCTCGGCCAGGAACTGCCCGTGCGTCAGCCCCCAATCGTCGCCCCAGCCCCAATAACCGTTAAACACATTGCGGCGGGAGTTGGACTGCATCATCCAGTCGTCGAACACTTTGTCGCGGATGTCGCCGGGCACGTTCCATTGCTGATTGTTCACCATAAACGTGGCATGGCGCTGCAAAGCGTCGGCGACCGGTTCGATCGCGTAAAACTGCAGCACGGTTTTTTCGCCGTTGCCGTAGTTGACGGTAATATCGTTTTGCCCCAGCCGGCTTAAGGTTAACGAATACAATCGGTGGCCGCCCGGCGCGGTCCCGAGCGGAGTGATCGTCGTTTGCGAAGGATATTGGGCGACGACCGAATTAATCGGCTTCGTGGTCCGGAGGCTGAATTTCGCCGTCTGGTCGGTCGGCACGATCATCCCCGGCACGACGGTGAAGTCAATCATCCCTTCCGCGTACAGCCGGTCCTTCACTGCCTGTTCATTCGCCGCCTTGAAAAATTTGAACGCGTACGTCTTGCTGGCACCCGGCGCCAGCACCAGGCTCGTGTTCGGCAGATACCCGCGGTTCGTGCTTTTGATTACATTGGAATGAACGTAGAACACGGTCAGCCCTTCCGGCCAGCCGCCCTCATCGGCCGCCCATTTGCTGCCCGGGTGCTCTTCGATGCGCCAATTGTCCATATACTCGAACCCGGCTCCGGTCGAAACATCCGGCACCATCAGCAGCGTATCGCCGATGCCGCTGGGCCGCTGCACGGTAATGTAGGAATTGTTGTTTGCCACGTTGGAATGGGTGACGACCCGCGACTCGTAGATCTGCTCCCCGCCTCCTGCGGACCAATATTCATTGAAGGGAAGCGGGAGGCCGAAATCCCCGATTTCGAGCGTCTGATTGCTGGTATTGGTTACCGTGATCGACCAGCGCAAATGGTCGCTTTGGAGAGCGTAGGACTCGTCCACTTTGAAGTTGCGAATCCCTTCCGCATTGCTGGAGTTCTGATACGTGATGTTTACCGTGTTGCCGGATTGGCTTTGCGTCCGCCCGTCCGCCGAACGGTTGGTCCAGGCCTTCGTCCAGGCACCGCTTCCCAGCCGGTAGGTAAACATCAGCTCACCGACCCATTGATGGTCGGATGTGTTCTGCTGCGGAGCGTTGGTGGCGTTCATCACGTAATTGGTCGGGAAGCTGTCCCCGACGATTTGCAGGTTCGTGATTTCTCCATGGTTTCCGGTCGTAACTTGAAACTCACTGTTTGACAACGTATAGGCCGAGGCCGCCTTTGGTATGGCGACCGCCAGCGCGCTGGCGACAAACAAGCCGACAATCAACTTCAAGGGTTTCAGCGTCCGTTCATGTCCCATCATTTCACCGCTCCTTTTCATTTCCATTCAGGAATTAGATTCAGCAGCCCTCTCCTCCGATCCCGGTTTGTTTTTTTGTATCCTGCTTAGCTAAGGAACATCACCTCCTTTCCGGATAAAGCCATCGCCGCCACCGCCGCTATGTCCGCTTTGGCAACCGGACGGTAACCCGCGTGCCTTGGTCCCGGGCCGAACGGATCTTCACCC from Paenibacillus macerans includes:
- a CDS encoding ABC transporter permease codes for the protein MRHLLKADRLKLRRSSLWIVVMLVPLLILAYETVNFTYRAEFVERQAELFRAGSPWMFLLYDNSLLFGLGFPLSATLAASVIANIEHQANGWKQALSFPVARSKIYLSKFIWLNAGLLVSVTVFLIGMVLLGKLLGFGGEVPWGLLAGDCYGMLIAVFPIAAAQFWLSMTLKNQAFSILVGSVSAMMGLFLAAAQTTRWFPLAYPVQASTVILRYEGIGLNPYFPVYLAISLGLGIILLFGGAMHFAARDVQ
- a CDS encoding ABC transporter permease encodes the protein MKNILYVERLKLKRSRLWLLYFIGPMLGVLLAYANFYKNYDLFMQPGDNAWLEAWTQVALFMGPFVLPILVGIYAAFVCRGEHVGGGWKQLLALPVGHSQIFLGKFFMVVRMVVITMVILFGFFTIVGLVKGVAGDFPLLALLGYMLRGILATLPLALLQLVISIRAKTFGIPLAVSIIFTLPAILVAGTPLGQVYPWTQPMLAMSPEDESPIQSYFLFYSLLTGSFTVLLLLGLWRFTKRDTL
- a CDS encoding discoidin domain-containing protein, which gives rise to MDVAPLATASTSYVSPWESLAGLNDGYTPASSADRGHPVYGNWDNPNTTQWVQYDWNQNYTLNRVDVYWFDDDQGIDLPASYTIQYWNGSAWVNVSGASGYGVQPDRYNTTTFTPVTTNKIRLNIVAKASTSTGIQSWKVYGK